From a single Methylosinus sp. H3A genomic region:
- the fchA gene encoding methenyltetrahydrofolate cyclohydrolase has translation MTKNETIGKFLDDLASERPTPGGGGAAAVSGAIGAALVSMVANLTIGKKNYEAVEDDLKAARAEAERLRAELTAAIEEDVVAFNSVMGAYGLPRATDEEKAARSAAIQAALKDATLAPLRAVKACFEVIGLSEIAADKGNLNVISDAGVAVLAANAGLRSAALNVYINAKAIKDREFAETQIAEVEALLAAAAEKTEVVYTTVRNKIGS, from the coding sequence ATGACCAAGAACGAGACGATCGGCAAATTTCTCGACGATCTCGCCAGCGAGCGCCCGACGCCTGGCGGCGGCGGCGCGGCGGCGGTGTCGGGCGCGATCGGCGCGGCGCTGGTGTCGATGGTCGCCAATCTGACCATAGGCAAGAAAAATTACGAAGCCGTCGAGGACGATCTGAAAGCCGCCCGCGCCGAGGCCGAGCGCCTGCGCGCCGAGCTGACCGCGGCGATCGAGGAAGACGTCGTCGCCTTCAATAGCGTGATGGGCGCTTATGGCCTGCCGCGCGCCACCGACGAAGAGAAGGCCGCGCGCAGCGCCGCGATCCAGGCTGCGCTGAAGGATGCGACGCTCGCGCCCTTGCGCGCGGTGAAGGCCTGCTTCGAGGTGATCGGTCTCTCGGAGATCGCCGCCGACAAGGGCAATCTCAACGTCATCAGCGACGCCGGCGTCGCCGTTCTCGCGGCCAATGCCGGATTGCGGAGCGCCGCGCTCAACGTCTACATCAACGCCAAGGCGATCAAGGATCGCGAATTCGCCGAGACGCAGATCGCCGAGGTGGAGGCTCTGCTCGCGGCGGCGGCCGAGAAGACCGAGGTCGTCTACACGACCGTGCGAAACAAAATCGGCTCGTGA
- a CDS encoding aminotransferase class V-fold PLP-dependent enzyme, with protein MSNSRIPGRNFLFVPGPTNIPDRILRAMNVVSEDHRSPKFPELTLPLFTQLKKVFKTETGQAFIFPASGTGGWEAAITNTLSPGDKVIAQRFGQFTHLWIDLAKRIGLDVIEQDEEWGVGNNPDRIEETLKADKNHEIKAVFATHNETATGVTSDIGAVRKAIDNAKHPALLFVDGVSSVGSLDFKQDEWGVDVAVSGSQKGFMLPAGLALLSVSQKALKAGETAKLHRAYFDFQDHVKANATGYFPYTPALPLLYGLRESLNVLFEEGLDQVYARHHHLAEGVRAAVAAWGLKPCAKEAKWNSDTVTAIVVPEGFDAAKVIEIAYKRYNLALGAGLNKVAGKVFRIGHLGDLNELMLLGAIAGAEMAMLDVGIPVTAGSGVAAAQAVYRANPILQA; from the coding sequence ATGTCGAATTCCAGAATTCCGGGCCGCAATTTTCTGTTCGTCCCCGGCCCGACCAATATTCCGGACCGTATCCTGCGCGCGATGAACGTCGTCTCCGAGGATCACCGTTCTCCGAAATTCCCCGAGCTGACGCTGCCGCTGTTCACCCAGCTCAAGAAGGTGTTCAAGACCGAGACCGGCCAGGCCTTCATCTTCCCGGCCTCCGGCACCGGCGGCTGGGAAGCGGCGATCACCAACACTCTGTCGCCCGGCGACAAGGTCATCGCGCAGCGTTTCGGCCAGTTCACCCATCTGTGGATCGACCTCGCCAAGCGCATCGGCCTCGATGTGATCGAGCAGGACGAGGAGTGGGGCGTCGGCAACAATCCCGACCGCATCGAAGAGACGCTGAAGGCCGACAAGAATCACGAGATCAAGGCCGTCTTCGCCACGCATAACGAGACGGCGACGGGCGTCACCTCGGACATCGGCGCGGTGCGCAAGGCGATCGACAACGCCAAGCATCCGGCGCTGCTGTTCGTCGACGGCGTGAGCTCGGTCGGCTCGCTGGACTTCAAGCAGGACGAGTGGGGCGTCGACGTCGCCGTGTCCGGTTCGCAGAAGGGCTTCATGCTGCCGGCCGGCCTCGCGCTCCTCAGCGTCAGCCAGAAGGCGCTGAAGGCCGGCGAGACCGCCAAGCTGCATCGCGCTTACTTCGACTTCCAGGATCATGTGAAGGCGAACGCCACCGGCTACTTCCCCTACACGCCGGCGCTGCCGCTGCTCTACGGCCTGCGCGAGTCGCTCAATGTGCTGTTCGAGGAAGGCCTCGATCAGGTCTATGCGCGTCATCACCATCTCGCCGAGGGCGTGCGCGCCGCGGTCGCGGCCTGGGGCCTCAAGCCCTGCGCCAAGGAGGCCAAGTGGAACTCCGACACTGTGACCGCCATCGTGGTGCCGGAAGGCTTCGACGCCGCCAAGGTCATCGAGATCGCCTATAAGCGCTACAATCTCGCGCTCGGCGCCGGCCTCAACAAGGTCGCGGGCAAGGTGTTCCGCATCGGCCATCTCGGCGACCTCAACGAGCTGATGCTGCTCGGCGCCATCGCGGGCGCGGAAATGGCGATGCTCGACGTCGGCATTCCGGTCACGGCCGGCAGCGGCGTCGCGGCGGCCCAGGCCGTCTATCGCGCCAATCCGATTCTGCAGGCCTGA
- a CDS encoding NADP-dependent methylenetetrahydromethanopterin/methylenetetrahydrofolate dehydrogenase, translating into MTQKLLFLLDTDAVPSVFDTVVAYDGGADHVIGYANVTPENVGALVDGAIYTRGPKEKQFTALFVGGGNMVAGEALFKAVRKRFFSNFRVSVMLDSNGSNTTAAAGVALLAKAKPLAGKKAVVLAGTGPVGLRAAAFLHSEGAEVAITSRVKARADAAAAALQERFGFTPTAIEAFDNDARASAVKGSHIVFAAGAIGVPLLDEKDWQNDPTIELIADVNAQPPLGVGGVEAIDKAKERHGKIVIGALGVGGLKLKLHRACIAQLFESADKVLDAEEIYAQAKANA; encoded by the coding sequence ATGACTCAGAAGCTTCTGTTCCTTCTCGACACCGACGCCGTTCCGAGCGTGTTCGACACTGTGGTCGCCTATGACGGCGGCGCGGATCACGTCATCGGCTACGCCAATGTAACGCCGGAAAATGTCGGCGCGCTCGTCGACGGCGCCATCTATACGCGCGGCCCGAAGGAGAAGCAGTTCACGGCGCTGTTCGTCGGCGGCGGCAATATGGTCGCAGGCGAGGCGCTGTTCAAAGCGGTGCGCAAGCGATTCTTCAGCAATTTCCGCGTCTCCGTGATGCTCGACTCCAATGGCTCCAACACCACCGCCGCCGCGGGCGTGGCGCTGCTCGCCAAGGCCAAGCCACTCGCCGGCAAGAAGGCCGTCGTGCTCGCCGGCACCGGCCCCGTCGGACTGCGCGCCGCCGCCTTCCTGCATTCGGAGGGCGCCGAAGTCGCCATCACCTCGCGCGTGAAGGCGCGGGCCGACGCCGCGGCAGCCGCGCTTCAGGAGCGCTTCGGCTTCACGCCGACGGCGATCGAAGCCTTCGACAATGATGCGCGCGCTTCCGCCGTCAAAGGCTCGCATATCGTCTTTGCGGCCGGCGCGATCGGCGTGCCGCTGCTCGACGAGAAGGATTGGCAGAATGATCCGACGATCGAGCTCATCGCCGATGTGAATGCGCAGCCGCCGCTCGGCGTCGGCGGCGTCGAGGCGATCGACAAGGCCAAGGAGCGTCACGGCAAGATCGTCATCGGCGCGCTCGGCGTCGGCGGCTTGAAGCTGAAGCTGCATCGCGCCTGCATCGCGCAGCTGTTCGAGAGCGCCGACAAAGTGCTCGACGCCGAGGAAATCTACGCGCAGGCCAAGGCGAACGCCTGA
- a CDS encoding D-2-hydroxyacid dehydrogenase yields the protein MSHKIVFLDRETLDANLRKPNFPHDYTEYAQSSPADVVERLKGATIAITNKVPLREETLKQLPDLKLIAVAATGTDVIDKAYTTANGITVSNIRNYAFNTLPEHVIALIFALRRNLVNYVDSVRRGRWQESNQFCYFDYPIYDIAGSTLGIIGYGALGKSIATRAEALGMKLLINDVVPGPGIVDIPTILREADVVTLNLPLTPQTKNLIGAKELASMKKTSIIINTARGGIVDEQALADALRNGVIAGAGFDVLTVEPPKQGNILLDPTIPNLIVTPHVAWASKEAMQVLADQLVDNIDAFVAGAPRNLVTA from the coding sequence ATGTCGCACAAAATCGTCTTTCTCGATCGCGAGACGCTCGACGCCAATTTGCGCAAGCCGAATTTCCCGCACGATTATACGGAATACGCCCAGAGCTCCCCGGCCGATGTAGTCGAGCGTCTGAAGGGCGCGACCATCGCCATCACCAATAAGGTGCCGCTGCGCGAGGAGACGCTGAAGCAGCTTCCCGATCTCAAGCTGATCGCCGTCGCCGCCACGGGCACAGACGTGATCGACAAGGCCTATACGACGGCCAATGGAATCACCGTCTCCAACATCCGCAATTACGCCTTCAACACGCTTCCCGAGCATGTGATCGCGCTGATCTTCGCGCTGCGCCGCAATCTCGTGAACTATGTGGATTCCGTGCGCCGCGGCCGTTGGCAGGAGTCGAACCAGTTCTGCTATTTCGACTATCCGATCTATGACATCGCCGGCTCGACGCTCGGCATCATCGGCTATGGCGCGCTCGGCAAGTCGATCGCGACGCGCGCCGAGGCGCTGGGCATGAAGCTGCTCATCAATGATGTGGTCCCCGGTCCCGGCATCGTCGACATTCCGACCATTCTGCGTGAGGCCGATGTCGTCACGCTCAATCTGCCGCTGACGCCGCAGACGAAGAATCTCATCGGCGCCAAAGAGCTCGCCTCGATGAAGAAGACGTCGATCATCATCAACACCGCGCGCGGCGGCATCGTCGACGAGCAGGCGCTCGCGGACGCGCTGCGCAATGGCGTCATCGCCGGCGCGGGCTTCGACGTGCTGACCGTCGAGCCGCCCAAGCAGGGCAATATTCTGCTCGATCCGACGATTCCCAATCTCATCGTGACGCCGCATGTCGCTTGGGCCTCCAAAGAGGCGATGCAGGTGCTGGCCGATCAGCTCGTGGACAATATCGACGCTTTCGTCGCCGGCGCGCCGCGCAATCTCGTGACGGCGTAA
- a CDS encoding formate--tetrahydrofolate ligase — MSDTSIPSSGKGNQHLSPKSDIEISQAAAMRPIVDVAREKLGIPAEHVLPYGHYKAKISLDYLNSLQDRPEGKLVLVTAISPTPAGEGKTTTTVGLGDALNHIGKKAIMCLREPSLGPCFGVKGGAAGGGYAQVVPMEDINLHFTGDFHAIGAANNLLSALIDNHVYWGNSLGIDPRRISWRRAVDMNDRSLRSIVSSLGGVANGFPREDGFDITVASEVMAIFCLATSLEDLQRRLGDIIVAQTRDKKNIRASELKAQGSMAALLKDAIAPNLVQTLENNPAFIHGGPFANIAHGCNSVIATKAALKLADYVVTEAGFGADLGAEKFFDIKCRKAGIKPDVTVIVATIRALKMHGGVAKDDLKVENVAALEKGFANLKRHIANVQKFGVPVIVSVNRFSTDTQAEIELLQKLSQAEGVDCVLADHWGSGGEGAAELAHKVVSTIEAKPSQFKPLYADDLPLVEKVRTIARELYGASDIALDPSVKTRFAELEKEGFGHLPVCIAKTQYSFSTDANAKGAPSGHVIPVRELRLSAGAEFVVVICGDIMTMPGLPKIPAANNIEVGADGRIAGLF; from the coding sequence ATGTCCGATACGTCCATCCCGTCGAGCGGGAAAGGCAACCAGCATCTTTCTCCCAAATCCGATATCGAGATCTCCCAAGCGGCGGCGATGCGTCCGATCGTCGACGTCGCCCGCGAGAAGCTCGGCATCCCCGCCGAACATGTGTTGCCTTACGGACATTACAAGGCGAAAATCTCCCTCGACTATCTGAACTCGCTGCAGGACCGCCCGGAGGGCAAGCTCGTCCTCGTCACCGCCATCTCGCCGACGCCCGCCGGCGAAGGCAAGACGACGACGACCGTCGGCCTCGGCGACGCGCTCAACCACATCGGCAAGAAGGCCATCATGTGCCTTCGCGAGCCGAGCCTCGGCCCCTGCTTCGGCGTGAAGGGCGGCGCCGCTGGTGGCGGCTATGCACAAGTCGTGCCGATGGAGGACATCAACCTCCATTTCACCGGCGACTTCCACGCCATCGGCGCGGCCAATAATCTGCTCTCCGCGCTCATCGACAATCATGTCTATTGGGGCAATTCGCTCGGCATCGATCCGCGCCGCATCTCCTGGCGCCGCGCCGTGGACATGAACGACCGTTCGCTGCGCTCGATCGTCTCCTCGCTCGGCGGCGTCGCCAATGGTTTTCCGCGTGAGGACGGCTTCGACATCACCGTCGCCTCCGAGGTGATGGCGATCTTCTGCCTCGCCACCAGCCTCGAAGATCTGCAGCGCCGCCTCGGCGACATCATCGTCGCGCAGACGCGCGACAAGAAGAACATTCGCGCCTCCGAGCTGAAGGCGCAGGGCTCCATGGCCGCGCTGCTGAAGGACGCCATCGCGCCCAATCTGGTGCAGACGCTCGAGAACAACCCGGCCTTCATCCATGGCGGGCCTTTCGCCAATATCGCCCATGGCTGCAATTCGGTCATCGCCACCAAGGCGGCGCTGAAGCTCGCCGATTATGTGGTGACGGAGGCCGGCTTCGGCGCCGATCTCGGCGCGGAGAAGTTCTTCGACATCAAATGCCGCAAGGCCGGAATCAAGCCGGACGTCACTGTCATCGTCGCGACAATTCGCGCGCTGAAGATGCATGGCGGCGTCGCCAAGGACGATCTGAAGGTCGAGAATGTCGCGGCGCTGGAGAAGGGCTTCGCCAATTTGAAGCGCCACATCGCCAATGTGCAGAAGTTCGGCGTGCCGGTGATCGTCTCGGTCAACCGCTTCAGCACCGACACGCAGGCGGAGATCGAGCTGCTGCAGAAGCTTTCTCAGGCCGAGGGCGTCGATTGCGTGCTCGCCGATCATTGGGGCTCGGGCGGCGAGGGCGCGGCGGAGCTCGCGCATAAGGTCGTCTCGACGATCGAGGCCAAGCCGTCGCAGTTCAAGCCGCTCTACGCCGACGATCTGCCGCTGGTCGAGAAAGTTCGCACCATCGCGCGCGAGCTCTATGGCGCGTCCGATATCGCGCTCGATCCCTCGGTCAAGACCCGCTTCGCCGAGCTGGAGAAAGAGGGCTTCGGCCATCTGCCCGTCTGCATCGCCAAGACGCAATACAGCTTCTCGACCGACGCCAACGCCAAGGGAGCGCCCTCGGGTCATGTGATCCCGGTGCGCGAGCTGAGGCTCTCGGCGGGCGCCGAATTCGTCGTCGTCATCTGCGGCGACATCATGACCATGCCGGGCCTGCCGAAGATTCCCGCCGCCAACAATATCGAGGTCGGCGCGGACGGGCGGATCGCCGGCCTGTTCTAG